In Parus major isolate Abel chromosome 3, Parus_major1.1, whole genome shotgun sequence, the following are encoded in one genomic region:
- the VTA1 gene encoding vacuolar protein sorting-associated protein VTA1 homolog isoform X3: MESVFKWLVNPASLTFKSRLYAMQTGMKIDSKTPECRKFLSKLMDQLEAMKKQFGDNEAITQEIVGSAHVENYALKMFLYADNEDRAGQFHKNMIKSFYTASLLIDVLTVFGELSEENAQHRKYARWKAAYIHNCLKNGETPQPGPIGMEGESFADAEREEAGSSSAHSGTTPSSSSTYEANNIPTSNYTGIHIPPGAHAPANTPAEVPHNTGVTSNTIQPAAQNIPLVDPSLYSAQSAGEVRLTPEDFARAQKYCKYAGSALQYEDVSTAVQNLQKALKLLITGRE; this comes from the exons atggagAGTGTTTTTAAATGGTTGGTCAACCCAGCATCTTTAACATTCAAAA GTCGTTTGTATGCAATGCAGACAGGGATGAAGATTGATAGTAAAACCCCAGAATGCCGTAAATTTTTATCCAAACTTATGGATCAGTTGGAAGCT atgaaaaagcAATTTGGTGATAATGAAGCAATTACTCAGGAAATTGTTGGTTCTGCTCATGTGGAGAATTACgccttgaaaatgtttttgtatgCAGATAATGAAGACAGAGCTGGGCAATTTCATAA AAACATGATAAAGTCCTTTTATACTGCAAGTCTCCTGATAGACGTTCTAACGGTATTTGGGGAGCTCTCTGAAGAG AACGCCCAGCACAGGAAGTACGCCAGGTGGAAGGCAGCATACATTCATAACTGCTTAAAGAATGGAGAGACTCCTCAGCCTGGCCCCATTGGAATGGAAGGAGAGAGTTTTG CAGATGCTGAAAGGGAAGAAGCAGGGTCATCTTCTGCCCATAGTGGAACAactccatcatcatcatctacATATGAAGCTAACAACATACCGACTAGTAATTACACTGGCATACATATACCACCAGGTGCCCATGCACCAGCCAACACTCCAGCTGAAGTACCTCATAACACAG GAGTGACAAGTAACACCATTCAGCCTGCTGCACAGAATATTCCTCTAGTTGATCCTTCCCTTTACAGTGCTCAGTCTGCAG GAGAAGTCCGCTTGACTCCAGAGGACTTTGCCAGAGCtcaaaaatattgcaaatatgCTGGCAGTGCATTGCAGTATGAAGATGTGAGCACTGCTGTGCAGAATCTACAGAAGGCCCTCAAGTTACTGATTACAGGCAGAGAATGA
- the VTA1 gene encoding vacuolar protein sorting-associated protein VTA1 homolog isoform X4, translated as MKPIKFCHMQIYNSQIFGRLYAMQTGMKIDSKTPECRKFLSKLMDQLEAMKKQFGDNEAITQEIVGSAHVENYALKMFLYADNEDRAGQFHKNMIKSFYTASLLIDVLTVFGELSEENAQHRKYARWKAAYIHNCLKNGETPQPGPIGMEGESFADAEREEAGSSSAHSGTTPSSSSTYEANNIPTSNYTGIHIPPGAHAPANTPAEVPHNTGVTSNTIQPAAQNIPLVDPSLYSAQSAGEVRLTPEDFARAQKYCKYAGSALQYEDVSTAVQNLQKALKLLITGRE; from the exons ATGAAGCCTATAAAGTTCTGCCATATGCAAATCTACAACTCACAGATTTTTG GTCGTTTGTATGCAATGCAGACAGGGATGAAGATTGATAGTAAAACCCCAGAATGCCGTAAATTTTTATCCAAACTTATGGATCAGTTGGAAGCT atgaaaaagcAATTTGGTGATAATGAAGCAATTACTCAGGAAATTGTTGGTTCTGCTCATGTGGAGAATTACgccttgaaaatgtttttgtatgCAGATAATGAAGACAGAGCTGGGCAATTTCATAA AAACATGATAAAGTCCTTTTATACTGCAAGTCTCCTGATAGACGTTCTAACGGTATTTGGGGAGCTCTCTGAAGAG AACGCCCAGCACAGGAAGTACGCCAGGTGGAAGGCAGCATACATTCATAACTGCTTAAAGAATGGAGAGACTCCTCAGCCTGGCCCCATTGGAATGGAAGGAGAGAGTTTTG CAGATGCTGAAAGGGAAGAAGCAGGGTCATCTTCTGCCCATAGTGGAACAactccatcatcatcatctacATATGAAGCTAACAACATACCGACTAGTAATTACACTGGCATACATATACCACCAGGTGCCCATGCACCAGCCAACACTCCAGCTGAAGTACCTCATAACACAG GAGTGACAAGTAACACCATTCAGCCTGCTGCACAGAATATTCCTCTAGTTGATCCTTCCCTTTACAGTGCTCAGTCTGCAG GAGAAGTCCGCTTGACTCCAGAGGACTTTGCCAGAGCtcaaaaatattgcaaatatgCTGGCAGTGCATTGCAGTATGAAGATGTGAGCACTGCTGTGCAGAATCTACAGAAGGCCCTCAAGTTACTGATTACAGGCAGAGAATGA
- the VTA1 gene encoding vacuolar protein sorting-associated protein VTA1 homolog isoform X2 produces MSCLSGVLGGFALLMGFALDYHLVFFVCFVSFQGRLYAMQTGMKIDSKTPECRKFLSKLMDQLEAMKKQFGDNEAITQEIVGSAHVENYALKMFLYADNEDRAGQFHKNMIKSFYTASLLIDVLTVFGELSEENAQHRKYARWKAAYIHNCLKNGETPQPGPIGMEGESFDAEREEAGSSSAHSGTTPSSSSTYEANNIPTSNYTGIHIPPGAHAPANTPAEVPHNTGVTSNTIQPAAQNIPLVDPSLYSAQSAGEVRLTPEDFARAQKYCKYAGSALQYEDVSTAVQNLQKALKLLITGRE; encoded by the exons ATGAGTTGTCTTTCAGGTGTGTTGGGGGGCTTTGCTTTGCTTATGGGTTTTGCCTTGGATTATCACTTagtgttttttgtgtgttttgtatCATTTCAAGGTCGTTTGTATGCAATGCAGACAGGGATGAAGATTGATAGTAAAACCCCAGAATGCCGTAAATTTTTATCCAAACTTATGGATCAGTTGGAAGCT atgaaaaagcAATTTGGTGATAATGAAGCAATTACTCAGGAAATTGTTGGTTCTGCTCATGTGGAGAATTACgccttgaaaatgtttttgtatgCAGATAATGAAGACAGAGCTGGGCAATTTCATAA AAACATGATAAAGTCCTTTTATACTGCAAGTCTCCTGATAGACGTTCTAACGGTATTTGGGGAGCTCTCTGAAGAG AACGCCCAGCACAGGAAGTACGCCAGGTGGAAGGCAGCATACATTCATAACTGCTTAAAGAATGGAGAGACTCCTCAGCCTGGCCCCATTGGAATGGAAGGAGAGAGTTTTG ATGCTGAAAGGGAAGAAGCAGGGTCATCTTCTGCCCATAGTGGAACAactccatcatcatcatctacATATGAAGCTAACAACATACCGACTAGTAATTACACTGGCATACATATACCACCAGGTGCCCATGCACCAGCCAACACTCCAGCTGAAGTACCTCATAACACAG GAGTGACAAGTAACACCATTCAGCCTGCTGCACAGAATATTCCTCTAGTTGATCCTTCCCTTTACAGTGCTCAGTCTGCAG GAGAAGTCCGCTTGACTCCAGAGGACTTTGCCAGAGCtcaaaaatattgcaaatatgCTGGCAGTGCATTGCAGTATGAAGATGTGAGCACTGCTGTGCAGAATCTACAGAAGGCCCTCAAGTTACTGATTACAGGCAGAGAATGA
- the VTA1 gene encoding vacuolar protein sorting-associated protein VTA1 homolog isoform X1, which yields MSCLSGVLGGFALLMGFALDYHLVFFVCFVSFQGRLYAMQTGMKIDSKTPECRKFLSKLMDQLEAMKKQFGDNEAITQEIVGSAHVENYALKMFLYADNEDRAGQFHKNMIKSFYTASLLIDVLTVFGELSEENAQHRKYARWKAAYIHNCLKNGETPQPGPIGMEGESFADAEREEAGSSSAHSGTTPSSSSTYEANNIPTSNYTGIHIPPGAHAPANTPAEVPHNTGVTSNTIQPAAQNIPLVDPSLYSAQSAGEVRLTPEDFARAQKYCKYAGSALQYEDVSTAVQNLQKALKLLITGRE from the exons ATGAGTTGTCTTTCAGGTGTGTTGGGGGGCTTTGCTTTGCTTATGGGTTTTGCCTTGGATTATCACTTagtgttttttgtgtgttttgtatCATTTCAAGGTCGTTTGTATGCAATGCAGACAGGGATGAAGATTGATAGTAAAACCCCAGAATGCCGTAAATTTTTATCCAAACTTATGGATCAGTTGGAAGCT atgaaaaagcAATTTGGTGATAATGAAGCAATTACTCAGGAAATTGTTGGTTCTGCTCATGTGGAGAATTACgccttgaaaatgtttttgtatgCAGATAATGAAGACAGAGCTGGGCAATTTCATAA AAACATGATAAAGTCCTTTTATACTGCAAGTCTCCTGATAGACGTTCTAACGGTATTTGGGGAGCTCTCTGAAGAG AACGCCCAGCACAGGAAGTACGCCAGGTGGAAGGCAGCATACATTCATAACTGCTTAAAGAATGGAGAGACTCCTCAGCCTGGCCCCATTGGAATGGAAGGAGAGAGTTTTG CAGATGCTGAAAGGGAAGAAGCAGGGTCATCTTCTGCCCATAGTGGAACAactccatcatcatcatctacATATGAAGCTAACAACATACCGACTAGTAATTACACTGGCATACATATACCACCAGGTGCCCATGCACCAGCCAACACTCCAGCTGAAGTACCTCATAACACAG GAGTGACAAGTAACACCATTCAGCCTGCTGCACAGAATATTCCTCTAGTTGATCCTTCCCTTTACAGTGCTCAGTCTGCAG GAGAAGTCCGCTTGACTCCAGAGGACTTTGCCAGAGCtcaaaaatattgcaaatatgCTGGCAGTGCATTGCAGTATGAAGATGTGAGCACTGCTGTGCAGAATCTACAGAAGGCCCTCAAGTTACTGATTACAGGCAGAGAATGA
- the VTA1 gene encoding vacuolar protein sorting-associated protein VTA1 homolog isoform X5, translated as MQTGMKIDSKTPECRKFLSKLMDQLEAMKKQFGDNEAITQEIVGSAHVENYALKMFLYADNEDRAGQFHKNMIKSFYTASLLIDVLTVFGELSEENAQHRKYARWKAAYIHNCLKNGETPQPGPIGMEGESFADAEREEAGSSSAHSGTTPSSSSTYEANNIPTSNYTGIHIPPGAHAPANTPAEVPHNTGVTSNTIQPAAQNIPLVDPSLYSAQSAGEVRLTPEDFARAQKYCKYAGSALQYEDVSTAVQNLQKALKLLITGRE; from the exons ATGCAGACAGGGATGAAGATTGATAGTAAAACCCCAGAATGCCGTAAATTTTTATCCAAACTTATGGATCAGTTGGAAGCT atgaaaaagcAATTTGGTGATAATGAAGCAATTACTCAGGAAATTGTTGGTTCTGCTCATGTGGAGAATTACgccttgaaaatgtttttgtatgCAGATAATGAAGACAGAGCTGGGCAATTTCATAA AAACATGATAAAGTCCTTTTATACTGCAAGTCTCCTGATAGACGTTCTAACGGTATTTGGGGAGCTCTCTGAAGAG AACGCCCAGCACAGGAAGTACGCCAGGTGGAAGGCAGCATACATTCATAACTGCTTAAAGAATGGAGAGACTCCTCAGCCTGGCCCCATTGGAATGGAAGGAGAGAGTTTTG CAGATGCTGAAAGGGAAGAAGCAGGGTCATCTTCTGCCCATAGTGGAACAactccatcatcatcatctacATATGAAGCTAACAACATACCGACTAGTAATTACACTGGCATACATATACCACCAGGTGCCCATGCACCAGCCAACACTCCAGCTGAAGTACCTCATAACACAG GAGTGACAAGTAACACCATTCAGCCTGCTGCACAGAATATTCCTCTAGTTGATCCTTCCCTTTACAGTGCTCAGTCTGCAG GAGAAGTCCGCTTGACTCCAGAGGACTTTGCCAGAGCtcaaaaatattgcaaatatgCTGGCAGTGCATTGCAGTATGAAGATGTGAGCACTGCTGTGCAGAATCTACAGAAGGCCCTCAAGTTACTGATTACAGGCAGAGAATGA